A section of the Anabaena cylindrica PCC 7122 genome encodes:
- a CDS encoding SDR family oxidoreductase has protein sequence MPKQKTMQPPQTQEAPGVESKMEPKPKADNAEYRGSGKLKDKIALITGGDSGIGRAVAIAFAKEGADVAIVYLQEHGDATETKNLVEKHGRKAVTITGDITHEDFCQQAIEQTVDEFGKLDILVNNAAEQHPQNSIEDISQEQLERTFRTNIFSMFFLTKAAMKHLRQGSSIINTTSVTAYKGSAQLLDYSSTKGAIVAFTRSLSQNLVSKGIRVNAVAPGPIWTPLIPSTFPEEKVENFGAQVPMERAGQPEEVAPSFVFLASDDSSYMSGQVLHPNGGEIVNG, from the coding sequence ATGCCAAAACAAAAAACCATGCAACCGCCACAAACACAAGAAGCACCAGGTGTAGAATCAAAAATGGAACCAAAACCCAAAGCAGACAATGCTGAGTATCGGGGTAGTGGTAAATTAAAGGATAAAATCGCCTTAATTACTGGTGGAGATAGTGGTATAGGTCGTGCTGTAGCTATTGCATTTGCTAAAGAAGGTGCTGATGTAGCGATAGTTTATCTGCAAGAACATGGAGATGCGACAGAAACTAAAAATTTAGTTGAAAAACATGGACGAAAAGCAGTAACTATTACAGGTGATATTACCCATGAAGATTTTTGTCAACAGGCTATAGAGCAAACAGTAGATGAGTTTGGTAAACTCGATATTCTTGTTAATAATGCTGCTGAACAACACCCTCAAAATAGCATTGAAGATATTAGTCAAGAACAATTAGAACGCACTTTTAGAACTAATATTTTCTCGATGTTCTTTCTGACTAAAGCAGCTATGAAGCACTTACGCCAAGGAAGCTCTATCATTAATACAACATCAGTAACGGCTTATAAAGGCAGTGCTCAATTATTAGATTATTCATCTACTAAAGGTGCAATTGTTGCCTTTACTCGTTCCCTTTCACAAAACTTAGTATCCAAAGGAATTCGTGTCAATGCTGTAGCACCAGGACCAATTTGGACACCGTTAATTCCCTCAACTTTCCCAGAAGAGAAAGTAGAAAATTTTGGCGCACAAGTACCAATGGAGAGAGCCGGACAGCCGGAAGAAGTAGCACCAAGTTTTGTATTTTTAGCTTCTGACGACTCTTCTTATATGTCTGGTCAAGTATTACATCCTAATGGTGGTGAAATAGTCAACGGTTAA
- a CDS encoding peptide ligase PGM1-related protein — translation MVTISISELEQVDQFRNLQLTLRHRWKTSELFDNSEADILIIPSLSIDQQEMQKIEGCEHYEERLLFSLMRLRNPRTRLIYVTSMPLHPSIIDYYLQLLPGIPFSHARHRLLLLATYDSSLRPLSQKILERPRLIEKIRQALRLDKAFMACYNSTFWEAELSLKLNVPLYAAAPDLQIWGTKSGSRQIFTESGVPLADGSELVKNTADLAVAAANLWERQPTLKRMVVKLNEGISGEGNALFDLRPLVDIAPGQGSHSERVAAISDRFSTMRFQAIQETWANFSQRIPELGAIVESYIEGEIKRSPSVQGRITPNGEVEILSTHDQILGGPDGQIYLGCSFPADEKYRLQLQQLGLKVGKKLAEKGTLERFGVDFVTVDQGNGQWDIQSIEINLRKGGTTHPFMTLKLLTNGRYDLSTGLFYSQQGRPKYYIATDNLQKDRYKGLLPNDLMDIIAHHRLHFDSGTETGTVFHLMGCLSQFGKLGLTSIGDSPQQAEDIYNKVVKVLDQETNGKHNHTLSADYDFTMIEDGYNY, via the coding sequence ATGGTGACAATAAGTATCTCTGAGTTAGAACAGGTTGATCAGTTTCGCAATTTACAATTAACTTTACGCCATCGCTGGAAAACTAGTGAGTTATTTGACAACAGCGAGGCGGATATTTTAATTATCCCCTCTTTGAGCATCGACCAACAGGAAATGCAAAAGATTGAAGGGTGCGAACATTATGAAGAAAGATTACTGTTTTCTTTGATGCGCTTGCGAAATCCCCGGACTAGATTGATTTATGTGACATCAATGCCACTACATCCCAGCATTATTGATTACTATTTACAACTACTACCAGGAATACCTTTTTCCCATGCCCGTCATCGCTTATTACTACTTGCGACCTATGATTCTTCCCTGAGACCTCTCAGCCAAAAGATTTTAGAACGTCCTCGTTTGATAGAAAAAATTCGTCAAGCTTTGCGATTAGACAAAGCTTTTATGGCTTGTTACAATTCCACATTTTGGGAAGCAGAATTATCACTGAAATTAAATGTACCTCTGTATGCTGCTGCACCAGATTTACAGATTTGGGGGACAAAAAGTGGTAGTAGGCAAATTTTTACTGAAAGTGGTGTACCTCTTGCAGATGGTAGCGAACTGGTGAAAAATACCGCAGATTTAGCGGTAGCAGCGGCTAATTTATGGGAGCGTCAACCGACCTTAAAACGGATGGTTGTGAAACTTAATGAAGGAATTTCGGGAGAAGGAAATGCACTTTTTGATCTCCGTCCATTGGTGGATATTGCACCTGGGCAAGGTTCTCATAGTGAAAGAGTCGCAGCAATTAGCGATCGCTTCTCAACTATGCGCTTCCAAGCCATACAGGAAACCTGGGCGAATTTTTCCCAACGCATCCCAGAGTTAGGCGCGATCGTAGAATCATACATCGAAGGAGAAATCAAGCGTTCTCCCAGCGTCCAAGGACGAATTACACCTAATGGAGAAGTAGAAATCCTTTCCACCCATGACCAAATTCTGGGAGGACCAGACGGACAGATTTATCTAGGTTGTAGCTTTCCTGCTGATGAAAAGTATAGATTACAACTACAGCAATTAGGCTTAAAAGTAGGTAAAAAACTAGCAGAAAAAGGCACATTAGAAAGATTTGGTGTTGATTTTGTCACCGTAGACCAAGGTAATGGCCAATGGGATATTCAATCAATTGAAATCAACCTCCGCAAAGGTGGCACTACTCACCCTTTCATGACCTTAAAGTTATTAACCAATGGACGCTATGACCTATCCACAGGATTATTTTACAGCCAACAAGGAAGACCTAAATATTACATCGCTACAGACAATTTACAAAAAGACCGTTATAAAGGATTATTACCAAACGATTTAATGGATATCATCGCTCACCATAGATTACATTTTGATAGTGGAACTGAGACAGGTACAGTATTTCATCTCATGGGTTGTCTTTCCCAGTTTGGTAAATTAGGATTAACTAGTATTGGTGATTCTCCCCAACAAGCGGAAGATATTTATAACAAAGTTGTCAAAGTTCTTGATCAAGAAACCAATGGTAAACACAATCATACCCTATCTGCTGATTATGATTTTACCATGATTGAAGATGGATACAATTACTGA
- a CDS encoding voltage-gated chloride channel family protein, whose amino-acid sequence MKYLLQFEIFIASRHLIKWLPISFVIGILAGAVSAALLVSLEWATNWRQSHQWIIAFLPIGGFFSAWIYHCFGRNVEAGNNLLLEEIHNPKNIIPFRMAPLVLLGTDLTHLFGGSAGREGTALQMSASLADQLTKILHFKGVSRRILLMAGIGGGFASVFGTPLAGTVFGLEILAIGKIHYDALFPSLIAAIVGNQITLLFGLHHTAYRHAAIIPTMTIWMFISAIIAGAIFGIVARVFSQVTHKINYLFKAKISYPPFRTFIGGAMVAAIVGLSGTTKYIGLGIPTIVDAFQTQLPPWDFAAKLGMTALTLGAGFKGGEVTPLFFIGATLGNALSLFLSLPAPLLAGMGFVAVFAGAANTPLASILMGIELFGLESGVFIAIACVVSYLFSGHSGIYTAQRIALNKYSSANLESGLTVGTYKQTKNIPENE is encoded by the coding sequence ATGAAATACCTGCTTCAATTTGAAATATTTATTGCTTCTAGACATTTAATTAAATGGTTGCCAATTTCTTTTGTAATTGGTATTTTAGCCGGTGCTGTTTCTGCGGCTCTTTTAGTATCATTAGAATGGGCGACTAATTGGCGGCAATCTCATCAGTGGATTATCGCTTTTTTACCAATTGGGGGATTTTTCAGTGCTTGGATTTATCATTGCTTTGGAAGAAATGTAGAAGCCGGAAATAACCTTTTACTCGAAGAAATTCATAACCCTAAAAATATTATTCCTTTCCGTATGGCTCCCCTTGTGCTACTAGGAACAGACCTGACACATTTATTTGGTGGTTCAGCCGGACGTGAAGGTACAGCATTACAAATGAGTGCGTCTCTAGCAGATCAATTAACTAAAATATTGCATTTTAAAGGAGTGAGTCGGCGAATTTTGTTAATGGCTGGTATCGGCGGTGGCTTCGCTTCAGTTTTTGGGACTCCCTTAGCGGGAACAGTCTTTGGTTTGGAGATTTTAGCAATTGGCAAAATTCATTACGATGCCCTTTTTCCATCTTTAATTGCAGCAATTGTTGGGAATCAGATAACCTTATTATTTGGGTTACATCATACAGCATACAGACACGCTGCCATTATCCCCACAATGACAATTTGGATGTTTATCTCTGCTATTATTGCAGGTGCAATTTTTGGAATTGTAGCGAGAGTTTTTTCGCAAGTAACGCACAAAATTAATTATTTATTTAAAGCTAAAATATCCTATCCACCATTCCGTACTTTCATTGGTGGTGCTATGGTTGCTGCAATTGTTGGTTTAAGTGGGACTACTAAATATATTGGGTTGGGTATTCCGACTATTGTTGATGCTTTTCAAACTCAGTTACCTCCCTGGGATTTTGCTGCTAAATTAGGTATGACGGCACTCACTTTAGGGGCAGGTTTTAAAGGTGGGGAAGTAACTCCGTTGTTTTTTATTGGTGCTACTTTAGGCAATGCTTTATCATTGTTTTTATCATTACCTGCACCGCTATTAGCAGGAATGGGATTTGTAGCTGTGTTTGCAGGTGCAGCGAATACACCTTTGGCATCAATATTGATGGGAATTGAGTTATTTGGTTTAGAATCTGGGGTATTTATTGCTATTGCTTGTGTTGTCAGCTATCTATTTTCTGGTCATTCGGGAATTTACACTGCACAGCGTATTGCTTTAAATAAGTATTCATCTGCAAATCTGGAATCAGGATTGACTGTGGGTACATATAAACAAACAAAAAATATCCCAGAAAATGAATGA